From one Humulus lupulus chromosome 8, drHumLupu1.1, whole genome shotgun sequence genomic stretch:
- the LOC133796064 gene encoding uncharacterized protein LOC133796064: MWGKLGIDQIARLNAGYTLVKFRDEVTRDLVLEAGVIHFDRKPVIVRPWTIDLADMRLVKSVPVLVRFPGLRLQYWGTKCLSALMSTIGKPILVDKVTKDRSMMQFARVLVEIEISDEVPRSIQFLNEIGQLMEQLLEFEWLPTQCKQCRIYGHTEAWCNRKQGEVWRKKERNIEGEYKQQSTDQTILSVTTGLANEAVSKDKQKKEVVRKERWDTREAQEADWITPKRMGGVKHLAPSSRNKLKNSYSVLEDKRMELNIMSVEVLQDSDQFIHAYVKELCSGREFCLTFVYGRNTIQERIQLWQDLSCLSFPFTPWLVAAELNSVFGFDDWLGGRVVSGAEMADAQRWRSMGLVDELRSIAISALELGFNPFCFFNMWTEHEGFKEFVMQSWHKSIKAHGLEGITRILDPHSADFQREERSTFETFVYQAKYYDSYLRQRSKVNWLRFGDDNTAYFHACLKQRKASNRITSFINDAGQVNEKFEDVVAHFLNHFRSIMGSHSTTSVPIQRECFIHGGNLSLDQQLRLVKPFTKKDVKDAMFSINSIKSPGPVGYCSGFFKVMWEEIGDEISDAILGIFDHGLLPNELNNENLSLIMTVENPTKVVEYRPIACCNTLYKCISKMLCGRLNKVLPLLINQNQGAFFKDRLLAHNILIFKDIIKGYKRKHISPRCVMKVDLSKAYDTIDWQILEDILTAYCFPGQFIRWVMVCLKGTSYSILMNGRIQGSFIGRKGLRQGDPISPLLFVLVMEYFTRLLIQASQSKEFRYHSNCKKLNLVSLCFADDLAEKESKNILARLQFTEGFFPLKYLGVPLRPTKCKASDCAAIIKKIHLKLHHWSSRLLSFAGRAQLIHSVLLGIRSFWMSIFLLPKSVINEIDHLCRRFLWGTSTSNENRSKVHLTTWEQVCLPKSLGGIGFKEGSKWNKVLLAKFLWVISSKQGILWVKWVDAIYLKGQSFWDYKFHSDVSWYWRKLVNLKVLITRDVLEKAVKKNKLNMRNLYVQLLNKERVRFANVVWCNLAIPKHRFILLQATMGHLLTRDNMVHCHLKLESVMCPTCDMQQEIMAICF, encoded by the exons ATGTGGGGTAAACTAGGTATTGATCAGATTGCAAGACTAAATGCTGGGTATACTCTTGTtaaattcagagatgaagttaCTCGAGATTTGGTGTTGGAAGCTGGTGTTATCCATTTCGATAGAAAACCAGTTATAGTGAGACCGTGGACAATTGATTTAGCTGATATGAGGTTAGTAAAATCTGTTCCTGTTTTGGTGAGATTTCCTGGTTTGAGGCTACAATACTGGGGTACTAAATGTTTGAGTGCCTTGATGAGTACCATTGGTAAGCCTATACTAGTAGATAAAGTAACAAAAGATCGATCTATGATGCAATTCGCTAGGGTGTTAGTGGAGATTGAAATATCAGATGAGGTTCCTAGGTCCATTCAATTTTTGAATGAAATAGGTCAATTGATGGAACAACTATTGGAATTTGAATGGTTGCCGACTCAGTGTAAGCAATGCAGAATTTATGGTCATACCGAGGCTTGGTGTAATAGAAAACAGGGTGAGGTTTggaggaagaaagaaaggaatATTGAAGGAGAATATAAACAACAGTCCACTGATCAGACAATTTTATCAGTTACTACAGGTTTAGCTAATGAGGCAGTCTCAAAAGACAAACAGAAAAAG GAAGTTGTGCGTAAGGAGAGATGGGACACAAGGGAGGCACAGGAGGCAGATTGGATCACTCCTAAAAGAATGGGTGGTGTAAAGCACTTAGCTCCTAGTTCTCGGAATAAGTTGAAGAATTCATATAGTGTTTTGGAAGATAAGAGAATGGAG CTCAATATTATGTCAGTGGAAGTTTTACAAGACAGTGATCAGTTTATACATGCTTATGTTAAAGAGTTGTGTTCAGGTAGAGAATTCTGTTTAACGTTTGTGTATGGTAGAAACACTATTCAGGAGAGGATTCAGTTATGGCAGGATTTATCTTGTCTATCTTTTCCATTTACACCTTGGCTTGTGGCTGCAGAATTAAATTCTGTGTTTGGGTTTGATGATTGGCTAGGAGGGCGTGTAGTGTCTGGTGCAGAAATGGCTGATGCTCAGAGATGGAGATCTATGGGGTTGGTGGATGAGCTTCGATCTATTG CTATTTCAGCTTTGGAATTAGGCTTTAATCCTTTCTGTTTCTTCAATATGTGGACTGAACATGAAGGTTTCAAGGAATTTGTTATGCAAAGCTGGCACAAGTCGATCAAAGCTCATGGTTTAGAGGGAATTACCAGGATATTG GACCCTCATTCAGCTGATTTTCAAAGAGAGGAGCGGTCTACTTTTGAGACTTTTGTTTATCAAGCCAAATACTATGATAGTTATCTAAGGCAAAGGAGCAAAGTCAACTGGCTTAGATTTGGGGATGATAATACAGCCTATTTTCATGCTTGTTTGAAACAGAGGAAGGCCTCTAATCGAATTACTTCGTTTATTAATGATGCTGGGCAGGTCAATGAGAAGTTTGAGGATGTAGTGGCTCACTTCTTAAATCATTTTCGTAGTATCATGGGTAGTCACAGTACGACTTCTGTTCCAATTCAAAGAGAGTGTTTTATTCATGGAGGCAACTTGTCCTTAGATCAGCAGCTGAGATTGGTAAAACCTTTCACCAAGAAGGATGTTAAAGATGCTATGTTTAGTATTAATTCGATTAAGAGCCCAGGTCCTGTTGGATATTGTTCAGGTTTTTTCAAAGTAATGTGGGAAGAGATAGGAGATGAAATATCAGATgctattttgggtatttttgatCATGGTTTGCTGCCTAATGAACTTAATAATGAAAATCTTTCGTTGATTATGACGGTTGAGAATCCTACTAAGGTAGTGGAGTATAGACCCATAGCTTGTTGTAATACTCTGTACAAATGTATTTCAAAAATGCTATGTGGTAGATTGAATAAGGTTCTTCCTCTGTTAATTAACCAAAATCAAGGAGCATTTTTTAAAGATAGATTGTTGGCTCATAACATTCTTATCTTTAAGGATATCATTAAAGGTTACAAGAGGAAACATATCTCCCCTAGATGTGTGATGAAAGTTGACCTTAGCAAGGCCTATGATACGATAGATTGGCAAATTTTGGAGGATATTCTTACAGCCTACTGTTTTCCTGGTCAGTTTATTAGATGGGTTATGGTTTGTTTAAAGGGCACATCTTACTCAATCTTGATGAATGGTAGAATTCAAGGAAGCTttattggtaggaagggtcttagACAAGGGGACCCTATTTCTCCCTTGCTATTTGTTCTTGTTATGGAATACTTTACTCGGTTGCTTATTCAAGCTTCCCAAAGTAAGGAATTCAGATATCACTCTAATTGTAAGAAGCTGAATTTGGTTAGCCTTTGTTTTGCTGATGATTTG GCAGAGAAGGAGTCTAAGAATATTCTGGCGAGACTTCAATTTACTGAAGGTTTTTTCCCTCTAAAGTATCTTGGAGTTCCTCTCAGGCCTACTAAATGTAAGGCAAGTGACTGTGCTGCTATTATAAAAAAGATTCACTTGAAACTTCATCATTGGTCCAGTCGGCTTCTGTCATTTGCTGGGAGAGCACAGCTTATTCACTCTGTTTTATTGGGGATAAGATCGTTTTGGATGAGTATATTCCTCCTCCCAAAGAGTGTCATTAATGAGATTGATCATTTATGTAGAAGATTTTTATGGGGGACTAGTACAAGTAATGAAAATAGAAGCAAAGTTCATCTCACGACTTGGGAGCAGGTTTGCTTGCCTAAAAGTTTAGGTGGTATTGGATTTAAGGAAGGGTCTAAATGGAATAAGGTGTTGTTAGCTAAGTTCCTTTGGGTTATTTCGTCTAAACAAGGTATCCTTTGGGTGAAATGGGTGGATGCCATTTATCTCAAAGGGCAGAGCTTTTGGGATTATAAGTTTCATTCTGATGTGAGCTGGTACTGGCGTAAGCTGGTTAATTTGAAAGTTCTTATCACTAGAGATGTGCTGGAAAAGGCAGTTAAGAAGAACAAGCTTAATATGAGAAATCTCTATGTTCAGCTGCTAAACAAAGAGAGGGTTCGTTTTGCTAATGTGGTTTGGTGCAATCTGGCGATTCCCAAGCATAGATTTATTTTATTGCAAGCTACTATGGGGCACTTACTTACTAGAGATAATATGGTGCATTGCCATTTGAAGTTAGAATCTGTTATGTGTCCGACTTGTGATATGCAACAGGAAATCATGGCCATCTGTTTTTAA